From Oryzias melastigma strain HK-1 linkage group LG17, ASM292280v2, whole genome shotgun sequence:
CACCGCACGTCGGGCCGCAAAGCCTCATCAGGTGCCACAATGAGGGAAGCCACCGCATGCTCCATGGAAGGCATCCGACCCAGACCGTAACGTGGGGCCTCATGCATTGCCGCCAGAGCACGTCCATCGGACGTTAAACGTGAGAACGCCTTCATGTCGGTCCAGCAGGCGTGTAATTCTCAGATGTATTCTTCCGACGGGGGCACAGCGAAGGAGGAGGAACCACCCTGCCGACGGAAGAAAGCGCTGGAGGGTCCCGGCTGAGGAGGGGGAGCATCCAGCTGGAGACGGGCCAACGCCGCGCGCACAGCGGAAGCCGCGGACGCATCATCTCCTCCACGCGACTCAGCGGATGCGTGGGATCCAGAGTCCGAAGCCCCAAGGCTGGCAGCATCGAATTCATCCCGAAACAGGGAATCCGAAGCAACCACCGACAGGACATCAGCCTCGGGCTCCACGGGAACGGGCACAGCAGAGGGCCCGTCACGGTCTCGATCACCCTGAAGAGCCAGCAGGAGAGACTTCATCTGGGCCAGTTCGGATGAAAGCTCCTCAACCGTGAGGGAACGGCCATCAGGCTCCCCCGAACGGGTGCGAGGCTCCATGGCAGGTAACGGCGTGGAAGAAGAGCGCTTCCGAGACTGTAGCCGCACGGGAGGTAACTCGGCAGATCCAGGAGACGAGTCCCTCAAAGCCCTCTCCACGGCCTCCAAGCGATCAGCCCTCACGGCAAGAGGTAGAATGCAGCAGTCAGGGCATGCGTCAGCCGTCAGACCCGCACGGAGGTGGTCGATGCCCAAGCAAGTGGGGCACAGGTCATGTCCGTCACCATGCGGCATGGGGGCGTGGCAGTCCCCGCAGCTAAAAGACGCCAACATGACTGATCTGTGTCCAGCAGGTGAGCACTACAGGTTAGAACAGCCATGGCTCAGTGCAGATAAATACCAGCCAACTCACGACCGAGAACGTCACCGAGCGGAGATGGAAGGAGTAGGCGCGCCCACGCGCAGCAGGAACAACAGCCAGCCCACGGGCAGAAAACGCCACCGGGCTGCCGAGGAAATCCGGAACACCGAAGCCGACCGAGGAGGCTACACACCAGCGGAAGTCAGGGCACGACGGCGCGGCCAACCCACGGGCAGAGCGCCACCGGGCGGCCACCGGCAGAGCTGCGAACTGGCGGGAGCCCCGCTACGGCAGCCGGGGAAGCAGGAACACCCGGTCAAGCACGCACCTCcgtaagaaaagaaaagagacgcCAAAAAGGCAAAGCAGCGGCAGCCGCGCGCCGCAATGAAACTACCTGCGCAGCCTCTGGAGGGCGAGACGCACTCACAACCCCAACGCTGAGCGTCACGAGGCTACAGGCAGCAGGAAGAACGTGTAACTCACCACGTAGTGGAGACAAACACGGGAACTACTACGCAAACGAGCGAAGGAAGTTGAGGCTGCGTTCCTGGTGCCACGTGACGTTATAGCCTCATGTGGGGTCACCAGGAGGTCACAGGTGACTTTGTTGTCATTAAATTCTCGAACTACGCATGCGCATGAAGGATCATTCAGTGCTTGAAGCACCGCCTCTGGTGGTCAGGAGGGATGAAATAGAAcagaacattttgagttttatctcaaaactttgacttttgttctaattttagtGTCAGTTTCACCAATGGATTGATGTCCCTCAGGGTCAAACACAAACTTAGAGCATTCATACAGTGTTGGAACAAATAAGAAATAACTGTCTGACttggaaaacacacataaacctcagaaaaacaaatgttccaaaaccacataaatgcagaaataaCTTTCTGCAGATAAACTAAAGTTATTGTATTTTtagtgcaccatctatggggagacactGATTAACAagtgtcatggtgcctctgtcagtctcccccccctctcctctcctctccgctTGGCTGCTGATTCTCcccagctgcgaccactcacctcatcacctcttCAGCCTTCTTAAGGAGCTCCTGGATCATCATTCttcgccagtccgttgcccctaATGGTGCATAGTTAGTCTCCTCGTATCATCATAGTCTTGTCACGTTTCGCCAGGACCTTGTCTTACGCTTTTTCTACTCACCCTCAGGAATTCACTACCATGAGTGGTCGCCAGTCTCAGCTTCAGCCCGGATCCCCAGTTTGGTCTTCTCCTGCGGTCTGTGGTGTTGTTACTGAGTGCCATTACACCATCTGCCCAGCAGGTGGAGATACTGATCTGTTTTGTACCAGAATGCAGTGCAGAAGATTAAACATTGATGGATCCCGTTTACAATTCTACCGACATAACATATTGGCGACGAGGAATGGCTTTACTTGGAATTTCGCCGCCCCCGGCATTCCTACAGAATCCCGGTGCACCTACGATCCCGCTGGAGTCCTGGATACGTATGTTTGAGAACTACGTGCTGGCGTTAGCCGACGACATGGAGGACAAGAGGAAACGCGCGCTGCTGATTCACACGGTGGGCACGGAAGCTCAGCGCATTTTCTACACTTTGCCGGATACTGGTGACTCCTATGCGGCTGCCCTGCAGGCATTGAAGACGTTTTTTATACCCAAGTTAAATACGGTGGCTGAGAGGAACAAATTTCGTCAGAGGGCTCAGCGTGTCGGTGAGTCGACTGCTCAGTATGCTGCTGCTTTACGAGAGCTCGTTACGACATGCGACTTTGGCGCGTTAGCGGATGACATGATTCGTGATCAAATCGTGGAAAAGACAAATAACAGGAGGATCAGAGAACGCCTGCTTATGGAAGATAACCTTACTCTACAGAAGACTCTTACAATGTCTGCTCAGATTGAAAGTGCCCTGGCTGAGGCGAAGGCTATGGCTACACCAGCCGGTGAAGCTGTGGTTGGCATGGTGCAGGGTTCTTCCACCGGCGGTGGGAGATACAGACACGGTCATGGCCGCCCATCATCTAAAGCACCCCCAGCATCATCACAGAGAGTCCCCACCAACGGTCCTGGGTTTGCCGGTAAGACATGCTACCGCTGTGGATCTTCTACACATATTGCAAGTTTTCCTAAATGGCCCGCTAAAGCAGCCACATGCAGAAAATGCAGTAAACATGGACATTTTGAGAGAGTCTGCAGGAGTGgaactgttttaaataaaatgcggGAAGTGTCGATTGAACAGACCGACACAGTTAAAATCCTACAGGTGGAAGAAGAGGATGTGACCAGCCTTAACAACAGGCTGATGTGCAAAGTCTCTATGTGTGCACCTGAGGGACCTACAATTACTGTTGACTTGCTGGTTGATACTGGATCAGCAGTTTCCATTCTTCCTATGCACCTGTACCAGAAGCATTATGGACACATTCCTCTGtccactgcaaaaaaaagactAGTTACTTATTCTGGACAACCCATCTCTGTACTAGGCTGCTTGGAGCTGACAGTGACATGTGGATCAAGCTGTGCTACCGTAATTGTATACGTGGTGTCAAGTGGAAACCCGCTTTTGGGTTTGGATCTTTTCAATGCTCTGAACCTATTTATCAAAGATGGACAGGTCAGTGCACCAGTACTTTCTCCTACTGCGCCTCCTGCTTTACAACATCCTTCAGCCTTTGTACAGTACACAGCCCCTACCACCAACCTCGAGGTACTTCAAGAAATCTCTGACCAACTGGGGCTAGTGACAGGTTTTGCCCACAAGGTGAAAGTAAGACCTGAAGTTCGCCCTGTCCAGCAAGTTACGCCGTCTGCCGTTTGCTGTGCGTGATGCAGTCTCCCAGGAACTACAGAGATTGGAACATGAAGGCGTCATTGAACGGATTGACTCATCTCCATGGGTTTCACCTATCGTGGTAGTGAAACGAAAGTCTGGCCGCATCCGATTGTGTCCGGACCTGAGGGAGCCAAATAAAGCAGTGGTCATCGACAGCCATCCGCTACCACACATTGAAGAGGTGTTCCATGAGCTACGTGGGGCGCGGATGTTCTCCACCATAGACTTGCAGAATGCTTACTACCAAGTACCCCTTCATCCTGAAAGCAGGGACCTTACTAGCTTCATTACACACGAGGGACTGTTCCGTTTTACCAGAGTACCTTTTGGGTTAGCTTCAGCTCCCAGTGCTTTTCAAAGAATGATGACACAGATTTTGTCAGGTTTGGATGGAGTTCAATGTTATTTGGACGATGTGATTGTGTTTGCTGACACGTCTGATCTTCATGAGAAACGGTTGAAAGCTGTGCTGCACCGACTGTGCAGTAGTGGCCTGAAGCTTAACATGGAGAAGTGTCTATTCAGACAAACTGAACTGTCATTTTTGGGACatattgtctctgctgcaggTATCAAACCAAACCCTGACCACATCAGCGCTATCATAGAGGCTGCTTCTCCTTCTGATGCAACAACTCTACACTCTTTCCTGGGCCTTACAGGGTGGTATTCAAAGTTCATTCCCAACTACGCTTGTGTTGTGGAACCACTTCGTGCCATACTGCGTAAAAACGCAGACTTTAAATGGACTGAGGAGGCACAAGTGGCTTTTGAAAACTCTAAAGAACTGATAGCTACTAGCTCTGCACTCTCGCTGTTTGACCCAGCTCTTCCCACCATAGTCACCACAGATGCATGTGATTATGGTATTGGCGCAGTACTTACTCAGTTACATGGGGACACAGAAAATACAGTTGCGTTTGCGTCGAGGTCTCTTAGTGAGTGCGAAAGGAAGTACTCTATTGTTGAGAAAGAGGCGCTCGCCTGTGTTTGGGCTGCTGAACGCTGGCGCACATATTTGTGGGGTAAACACTTCACTCTGCGCACTGACCATAGCCCACTTACTACGGTGCTGTCGACTAAAGGTTTTGGACGAGCAGGAATGCGGATTGCTAGGTGGTCAGCTAGCCTCATGTGTTTCAACTACACGGTAGAGTACAAACCTGGTCGTGAGAATGTTGTTGTGGACTGTTTGTCTCGTTTACCTGTCTCTTCTCCTCCATCACACGAGTTAGAGGAGGACATGGTAGCACTAGTGGCTAGTGTGGACTTTNNNNNNNNNNNNNNNNNNNNNNNNNNNNNNNNNNNNNNNNNNNNNNNNNNNNNNNNNNNNNNNNNNNNNNNNNNNNNNNNNNNNNNNNNNNNNNNNNNNNNNNNNNNNNNNNNNNNNNNNNNNNNNNNNNNNNNNNNNNNNNNNNNNNNNNNNNNNNNNNNNNNNNNNNNNNNNNNNNNNNNNNNNNNNNNNNNNNNNNNNNNNNNNNNNNNNNNNNNNNNNNNNNNNNNNNNNNNNNNNNNNNNNNNNNNNNNNNNNNNNNNNNNNNNNNNNNNNNNNNNNNNNNNNNNNNNNNNNNNNNNNNNNNNNNNNNNNNNNNNNNNNNNNNNNNNNNNNNNNNNNNNNNNNNNNNNNNNNNNNNNNNNNNNNNNNNNNNNNNNNNNNNNNNNNNNNNNNNNNNNNNNNNNNNNNNNNNNNNNNNNNNNNNNNNNNNNNNNNNNNNNNNNNNNNNNNNNNNNNNNNNNNNNNNNNNNNNNNNNNNNNNTACGCCATCACGCTTATAGACTACTACAGTAAGTGGCCTGAAGTAGCATTTCTTTCGAACGTGACAACGGCGACTGTAATTTCTTTTTCGACAACTGTGTTCAGCCGTGAGGGTAATCCCCTTGAATTAGTGACTGATAATGGTTCTTGTTTTGTTTCGGCCGAGTTTGAGGATTTCTTAGCTACACGGGACATTACGCACTGCCGCAGCTCCAACTACTACCCTCAGAGTAATGGAGAAATAGAGAGATGGAACAGGGTGTTTGTAAACTGCTTACAAACCGCAGACATTCAAGGTCAGCCGTGGCTGTCCTACGTTGCTGACTTTCTCCTTGCCTATCGTTCCACCCCTCATGCAATAACTTCAGTCTCTCCAGCTGAACTGCTGCATGGCCGTCCCATTCGCACTaaacttaacataaaaaacctgGCTTCTCCACGTGCATCTTCTCAGATGAAATGTGGGGCCTTAAGCGATACGGTTGCGAGACGTCAATCTAAGATTAAACAGTACACAGACAGGCGCCGTGCTGCACGGGTTGCTGACTTCCAATGTGGTTCTTATGTGCGGATTAAGAAACCTGGGTTTGTGAAGAAGGGCTGCTCCAAGTATACACAGCCGCTTCAAGTTGTAGCACAGAAAGGAACTTCAACCTTCAAACTCTCAGATGGCAAGGTGTGGAATGCCATCCACTTGTCCCCAGTCGCTGCTCCTTTCGCTACAGAGACTCATGACAGTTCTGTACAGCCAGAGGAGTTGTACTGTTCATCTTCTGCCCCGTTACCGTCTCAGACGAGGCGCCGGTGTGGTCGCAGGCAGATTCGGCCTCCAACCTGGCTCAGTGATTACGTGACTTAAGCTTTGTTTTCACGGGGACGACAGGTTGCGATGAACAGTAacaaatgtttatgttgtttatgttgtttctgactttaacattgttttattaataatattttgcaTTATCAAGGTCATAAATATAAGCTATACAGTCTGGCCAGAAGTTattgaaaagttgcatttaattTAGATTGAATACTATAGAATTTACTGTTCAGAAGTCAACTAAGATTGACTATTGACATCAAACCCTTTTCCCCTGTTTTATTGAAAGAAATTGAATCGTATGTTTTTACTATTTCCAGAAGCTCCCATCCTAAAGCAAACATCTGTCATGATGcctttgtaaaatgtaatatatttctGTAGTTGTATTTGTTATCCCCCTGGCATGTTATGTCTCTATGTTATCTCTCTCTTTcaaataaagttctaaaaaaaaaaaaaatggattacgcaaccaactgcaATATTTGATTGTCctttaaaagcaccaaaatgaaaacaaacaccccccacattgctattttgtcatttattggccctgtgtattttttaaaaacatatatttacctgaattgaacagttttgggattcAAAAAacggaaacaaacaaataagcccCCAGTGGGGTTCGAACCAGTAAACTCTTGAATTTTGGCGCGGGAGTTTAACCGCTAGGCCATCTAGAAACAGaaaatacgtcacacagcttTCTGGATATATTCCAAGGATTATGCAACCAACTGCACTATGTGATTGtcctttaaaagtaccaaaatcaaaacaaacaccccccttattgctattttgtcatttattgcccttgtctatttaacccttccgctctctttggggtccagttgactccaaccacatattgatatgtgattccttccatgacaaaggtggacaggattttatgtctgtcatggacattggtgaaactcaaaaatcaaagataaaaaaaagttcagcgcactgtcttggggggtccagatgaccccactcttaatgtaaacacactaaggagagcggaagggttacgaaCATAACATGTTTGATACATATTACATATGCATGTTATAAAAGGGtttgtatcttcttttttctgctgtctaTTATGATCCCTTGTGTTCAGGATTGATTATCCAGCATCAGAAGAAGGTCAGTGGGAGTCCACTGCTGCTACTGTTGATTTGACCTCATGGATGAGGTATCAGGACAGAGACCTTCCACCAGTCCTCCTGACTTCTTCTATCTNNNNNNNNNNNNNNNNNNNNNNNNNNNNNNNNNNNNNNNNNNNNNNNNNNNNNNNNNNNNNNNNNNNNNNNNNNNNNNNNNNNNNNNNNNNNNNNNNNNNgggtgtgtgtgtgcgtgcgtgtccGGGTGCAGCTATCAGCTGACAGTGCTACACCGTCACACCCACTCTGTGGGTCTTGATCAACCGgactgagaaaaataaataaataaatatgcgtCTCTGAAAGTGTTTGGAGGCCGGTCTGTGTAGGTACCACATAAACTCGGCCTGCAAGATCAGCTCAGGGGGTTGCGGATTGATGACATGTAAAATTgcgattggtccggaccattacACCACCATCACTTGACACGGGGAATGACACACTTCCTCCATAACAATGCGCGGACTCTTCCCGAGTAAAGAGCCGAGGAGGTCCAAACAAGTATGCAAAGAATCGCAGAAGGTGGCGCAGTATTTGCAAtcaaaccttgacaacaaaacaaTTCAATCGAGGCGAATCATCacaggttgtttttttccctttgggcttttcccttcaggggtcgaatcacagcgaatcagtttcctccatctaagacTGTTTTTAGCATCCTCTACTCTAAcgccagccaccttcatgttaAGGCGAATCGTCACAGGATAAGATTGTTAATTTAATACAAAGAAATCAGGCTGCAAACGTGAtgtttgtgctaaagtgggtcCTCGAGAGTAGCATGCTAGCCTGTTGTTGgtcacacattaaaaaaataaatacaaaaagggAAGTGGTTATTTGCtcgtatttttttcaaaatacatccTGGCagtgttgaacttctttttgGTTGCACAGAGTGGAGGAAATCCCACTGGAATATGCAGCTCAGTTTCTGctacactgaggagagcagacgttagtgaaggagctgtcaatgccaaaataataaataatggcCCGACCAGGtctcaacacttttttctttctttttttttcaataaacattaTTATAAACATTAGTTTCAGCACAGAAAAACGATGCAAAATAGCTAAGCTGTTGTCTAAGTTGCAgtagtgtgacatcatcactagtcgcaagcccccgagccgatcttgcaggccgagcacatgtggtacctacaccggaTCTGGTCTGTGGGCCCTAGTTTAgggggacccctgatgtagccTAGCAAGCAGATGATTTGACTGAACATTTCTCCCATTATCATGTAGGGTCTTGCACAGTTGTAAACAATGGATGTAAATTTGTACACTTATGGAAATGCCCTATTGCATGCAGCCGGCTTTCAAATCAGCGTTGGCCAGTCACTGTGTTCTATAACATTAATGATATGGCAGCACTAAATGCACATGTGTTGTATCAAGCATCAAGACAGACGGACAGGCGGCCTTCCTGGTTGAGTCATGTGTGttcaaagaaagaacaaaatgaacaattccatctacaaaataaagagacccatgtctgttgatctctccctaaacagtaaaaaaggaAGTGTTGCTAGAACTCCTAAAGAGTTAATTTTAACTCAGAGCCAGTGAACGTATGATCCCGACCTGAAAAGAGTTAAAGGGACTCTGAACATAGTGTTGAATTTTCAGAGTTAACTTAACTCTTTTAGGTGTTGATAATTGACACTATCTGTACCACTTTAACATTAAGAAGTGTTCAAtagtttttacagtttaacagAAATGAACTCCCACAGTGTTGTATAAAAATAACACTAAGTTATATTGTTCACAATTAACTctgaaagctacattttattttgaaaaatgtaaaaaaaaaaaacattaaatacttATTGATATTCAATTCAACAAGTCCAGTTCAACTCCATCTGGTGTCTTGGATAAAATACAAACCAGGCTGAAATCATTCAACTTGAGTATTAATACTAGGGATGTCCCCATCGAATCCGACCTGCAGACGATGGTATTGGTGATAAAGAACAAGTGGATTTCTTTCATTCTTCACCCTGCAGTCATGAGATGGAGTTGAGTGCGTTTTGTGCTGAAATCAAGATGTTCTTGAATGTCGATTCCCatctgaaagaaaataaagaatatattGAGGCTTTTACAATGAGATAGTAatattacatttcaaaaattaacttttagaGCTGAAAAATCCTGTTCTTGGGCATCAGGTATACTAAGAAAGGAGATAATAAGAAATCCagacatgtttttaatgtgctcttgtagcattttttatttatagaggaactacataaaataaattacgattaaaactgcatttctgagtatttcttaaatcAAATCAGGTTAGGTCAGAAACAAATTTTGGGCGATAAAGCGCTGTAAAAAacagctgctgcccaccacctaGTTTCCCCccctgggattaataaagtattattgattgattgaaattggatgtttgaaaaagctcgaaCTAATGATGCAGCCACTGAAGTGGGCATGCCAAAGTCTCCTCACTCCCGGCGTGCACGCTGACCCGCTCAGGTGTGCCAGACATGATGAGAATTCAACGCTCGTGCTGTAGTGAATTGTCATTCTGGCTCAGTCTGACTCacaactgtacagctggattgatccaatattggtTCAAAGGATTCAAATGATTTATAATCTCAGACCAGTGGACAAATTAATGTCACTTTGCTAGAGTGCGGACGCACATTGCTTTGctcccccttctgcttttaattttcgctgattattttcctttcttctttttttaatcacaccagcaataacttttgaatacttttaaaccatcgggtcggatttatttttcttttttactttaaacaaaaggattttttcctgcattcctcttaaaacaATTTATCTTGGGCCCTACGTGTACTTGGCCTTCACGCAGCTGAAGCCTGAtatacggagcagcagctaacacaaggctaactagcagcaagatgccttccctttccacaaaggattaccaagaccTTCTGGAGAAGATAACAGCGCTGGAAACTAAGGTTCGCCACATAGAAGTGAACGTGGAGGTAAATGGACTctatggaaacaacacaactttgccactacctcatctcagcagagaagagagAGCGAACACGCAGCTAAATGGCACAGATTCTATGGAGAGAAAGACAGCATCTgtggacaataacaaacaatcgaaagataatcctccctggaaccatcttggagcaaagccaaagaataaGTCCAACAGCTGGAGATTTGGAGGTCATGGGATGACCGACCCCCCGCAGAAAGCTGAAGCCTCCGAGGCTGACTGACCTTCTCTTCCTACGAGACAGAGGACCTCTTCTAGTCCCGTACACC
This genomic window contains:
- the LOC112144321 gene encoding uncharacterized protein LOC112144321 — its product is MALLGISPPPAFLQNPGAPTIPLESWIRMFENYVLALADDMEDKRKRALLIHTVGTEAQRIFYTLPDTGDSYAAALQALKTFFIPKLNTVAERNKFRQRAQRVGESTAQYAAALRELVTTCDFGALADDMIRDQIVEKTNNRRIRERLLMEDNLTLQKTLTMSAQIESALAEAKAMATPAGEAVVGMVQGSSTGGGRYRHGHGRPSSKAPPASSQRVPTNGPGFAGKTCYRCGSSTHIASFPKWPAKAATCRKCSKHGHFERVCRSGTVLNKMREVSIEQTDTVKILQVEEEDVTSLNNRLMCKVSMCAPEGPTITVDLLVDTGSAVSILPMHLYQKHYGHIPLSTAKKRLVTYSGQPISVLGCLELTVTCGSSCATVIVYVVSSGNPLLGLDLFNALNLFIKDGQVSAPVLSPTAPPALQHPSAFVQYTAPTTNLEVLQEISDQLGLVTGFAHKVKVRPEVRPVQQVTPSAVCCA